The following proteins are encoded in a genomic region of Glycine max cultivar Williams 82 chromosome 18, Glycine_max_v4.0, whole genome shotgun sequence:
- the LOC102669591 gene encoding uncharacterized protein, with translation MEDGSMTLTVSREFVPERGLRQGDPLAPFLFNIAAEGLIGLMRTVISKNLFSSYKVGRQKEEINILQYADDTLFFGTATTANVRVMKSILRIFELVSGLKINYAKSQFGCLGKSLDWCREPASYLNCGQLEFPFSYLGIPVRSTSKSWDAWQPLISKFESKLAKWKQRCLSTGGRIFLTALPIYLLSFFKIPKIVVHKHSNWEWQLNWRRHLFDSEIARADSFLGDISQQQLHPLREDTWIWKPEPAGDYSTKSGYDLIWGELMEARQEQDYGAIWKLKIPTKTAVSTWRLLRDTLPTKQNLRRRQIPIDDMLCPLCRNKEEGAEHLFFNCSKTLPLWWESMSWVNLITAMPQNHRDHFLQHGMEVADGVRSKTWKCWWIALTWTIWHHRNKVVFQDTIFHGTKLLEDAIFLLWSWIKAMDKDFTLHFNQWSSNLKEGLDQTYLREVAKEKKHRLLTMLECDEHDARP, from the exons ATGGAGGATGGATCCATGACCCTAACAGTGTCTAGAGAATTTGTGCCTGAGAGGGGACTGAGGCAAGGAGATCCCCTTGCAcctttcctatttaatatagcAGCTGAGGGACTCATTGGTTTGATGAGGACAGTCATCTCCAAAAACCTTTTCAGCAGCTATAAAGTGGGGAGGCAAAAGGAGGAGATTAACATCTTGCAGTATGCAGATGATACACTGTTTTTTGGAACTGCAACTACAGCTAATGTTAGAGTCATGAAATCTATCCTCAGAATTTTCGAGTTGGTTTCAGGACTCAAGATTAACTATGCTAAAAGCCAATTTGGGTGCTTGGGTAAATCTTTGGACTGGTGCAGGGAACCAGCTAGCTACCTTAATTGTGGCCAGCtggaatttcctttttcttacctTGGAATTCCAGTAAGGTCCACCTCTAAAAGCTGGGATGCTTGGCAGCCTCTCATCAGCAAGTTTGAATCTAAGCTAGCCAAATGGAAGCAGAGATGTCTCTCTACGGGAGGCAGGATATTCCTAACAGCCCTTCCTATCTACCTACTTTCATTCTTCAAAATTCCTAAAATAGTGGTGCATAAG cACTCAAACTGGGAATGGCAACTTAATTGGAGAAGACACCTTTTCGATTCTGAAATAGCAAGGGCGGATAGTTTTCTTGGGGACATATCACAGCAGCAACTTCATCCCCTAAGGGAGGACACTTGGATTTGGAAACCTGAACCTGCAGGAGACTACTCAACAAAAAGTGGATATGATTTGATATGGGGAGAGCTGATGGAGGCAAGACAGGAACAGGATTATGGGGCAATATGGAAACTCAAAATACCCACAAAAACAGCAGTGTCCACTTGGAGGCTACTTCGGGATACATTACCAACAAAGCAAAACCTTAGAAGGAGACAAATACCGATAGATGATATGCTATGTCCTTTATGCAGAAATAAGGAGGAGGGGGCTGAACACTTGTTCTTCAATTGTAGCAAAACCCTCCCTTTATGGTGGGAATCAATGTCCTGGGTTAATCTTATCACTGCAATGCCACAAAATCATAGGGACCATTTTCTGCAACATGGAATGGAGGTAGCAGATGGAGTCAGGTCCAAAACCTGGAAATGCTGGTGGATTGCTTTAACTTGGACAATATGGCACCATAGAAATAAGGTGGTGTTCCAAGATACAATTTTTCATGGAACCAAACTGTTAGAAGATGCCATATTCCTACTATGGTCGTGGATCAAAGCAATGGACAAGGATTTTACTcttcattttaaccaatggtcCTCTAATCTTAAGGAAG GATTAGACCAAACATACCTACGTGAGGTggcgaaggagaagaagcacaGACTTCTGACGATGCTCGAGTGCGACGAACACGATGCTCGACCTTAG